One Actinosynnema pretiosum DNA segment encodes these proteins:
- a CDS encoding YchJ family protein: protein MRCPCGSGSPYDECCARYHGGERAPTAVALMRSRYCAFAVGDTDYLLRTWHPDTRPEALELEPGQRWLHLEVLSWTGGGVLDAEGEVEFRAHYRWSGGREELHERSVFRRVDGAWAYVEALG from the coding sequence ATGCGCTGCCCCTGCGGTTCCGGTTCCCCGTACGACGAGTGCTGCGCCCGCTACCACGGCGGCGAGCGCGCGCCGACGGCCGTGGCGCTGATGCGCTCGCGCTACTGCGCGTTCGCGGTGGGCGACACCGACTACCTGCTGCGCACCTGGCACCCGGACACCCGACCGGAGGCGCTGGAGCTGGAGCCGGGGCAGAGGTGGCTGCACCTGGAGGTGCTGTCGTGGACCGGCGGGGGCGTGCTGGACGCCGAGGGCGAGGTGGAGTTCCGGGCGCACTACCGCTGGTCGGGCGGCCGGGAGGAGCTGCACGAGCGGAGCGTGTTCCGCCGGGTCGACGGGGCGTGGGCCTACGTCGAGGCGCTCGGCTGA
- a CDS encoding MCE family protein, with the protein MRPSRWTALVAVLVLLAGCSGMPSAYDLPLPGGADVGDRPYRVTVEFDDALDLVPQAAVKVADVPVGRVEEIGLSEDGSVALVRLLVNGDVRLPVDARGLLRQSSLLGEKYVELAAGDGGAGGGGAGALVDGAVVPVARTNRNPEVEEVLGALSMLLNGGGIGQVQDISRELGAAFDGNTEQARSLLSTADEFVRRLDERRADITRAVDGLARLSAVLEAQEPGIAEVLDGLEPGLRVLEEQRGQLVGLLGALDRLSGVAVDTVENSREDLVADLEALEPVLRELAEAGQDLPRSLELLLTFPFTDAVLDGVKGDYLNTYLELKGGPR; encoded by the coding sequence GTGAGGCCGTCGCGGTGGACCGCCCTCGTGGCGGTGCTGGTGCTGCTCGCCGGGTGCTCGGGGATGCCCAGCGCCTACGACCTGCCGCTGCCCGGCGGGGCGGACGTGGGGGACCGGCCGTACCGGGTGACCGTCGAGTTCGACGACGCGCTCGACCTGGTGCCGCAGGCCGCGGTGAAGGTCGCCGACGTGCCGGTGGGGCGGGTGGAGGAGATCGGGCTGTCCGAGGACGGGTCGGTCGCGCTGGTGCGGCTGCTGGTGAACGGGGACGTGCGGCTGCCCGTCGACGCCAGAGGGCTGCTGCGGCAGTCCTCGCTGCTGGGGGAGAAGTACGTGGAGCTCGCGGCAGGCGACGGCGGGGCGGGTGGCGGGGGAGCGGGCGCGCTGGTGGACGGCGCGGTCGTGCCGGTGGCGCGCACCAACCGCAACCCCGAGGTGGAGGAGGTGCTCGGCGCGCTGTCCATGCTGCTCAACGGCGGCGGCATCGGGCAGGTCCAGGACATCTCCCGCGAGCTGGGCGCCGCCTTCGACGGCAACACCGAGCAGGCCCGCTCGCTGCTGTCCACCGCGGACGAGTTCGTGCGGCGGCTGGACGAGCGGCGCGCGGACATCACGCGGGCCGTGGACGGGCTGGCCCGGTTGTCCGCGGTGCTCGAGGCGCAGGAGCCCGGCATCGCCGAGGTCCTGGACGGCCTGGAACCCGGCCTGCGGGTGCTGGAGGAGCAGCGCGGGCAGCTCGTCGGGCTGCTCGGCGCGCTCGACCGGCTCTCCGGCGTCGCCGTCGACACCGTGGAGAACTCGCGCGAGGACCTCGTCGCCGACCTCGAGGCGCTCGAACCGGTGCTGCGCGAGCTCGCCGAGGCGGGCCAGGACCTGCCCCGGTCGCTGGAGCTGCTGCTCACGTTCCCCTTCACCGACGCGGTGCTCGACGGCGTCAAGGGCGACTACCTCAACACCTACCTGGAGCTGAAGGGCGGTCCGAGGTGA
- a CDS encoding MCE family protein codes for MTRRPALIGAFGLVALAVALALGLDAVPLTSGTRYRAEFAEAAGLEPDDEVRVSGMKVGEVSRVELRGDRVLVEFRVRGLALGDRSTADIRIKTLLGQKFLALGSAGRDPLDPATPIPLERTTSPYDVVDAFNGLAGTLGDLDAEQLAESFRVLSDSFRDTPEHVRGALDGLTSLSRTISTRDQELRTLLDGTEQVSGALAERADDVTAIVEDGNRLLAEINRRRAAISGLLDGARELSRQLSGLVADNDARLRPALEQVERVTDLLRREQAAFERGLSLAGPYYRLLSDATGAGPWVDTYVCGLVVTTERRDCPTGGR; via the coding sequence ATGACCCGCAGACCGGCGCTGATCGGGGCCTTCGGGCTCGTCGCGCTCGCCGTCGCGCTCGCGCTCGGGCTGGACGCCGTCCCGCTCACCTCCGGCACCCGCTACCGCGCCGAGTTCGCCGAGGCCGCCGGGCTCGAACCCGACGACGAGGTCCGGGTGTCCGGCATGAAGGTCGGCGAGGTGTCCCGCGTCGAGCTGCGCGGCGACCGGGTGCTCGTGGAGTTCCGGGTGCGCGGGCTGGCGCTCGGCGACCGCAGCACCGCCGACATCCGCATCAAGACGCTGCTGGGGCAGAAGTTCCTGGCACTGGGCAGCGCGGGGCGCGACCCGCTCGACCCGGCCACGCCCATCCCGCTGGAGCGCACCACCTCGCCCTACGACGTGGTCGACGCGTTCAACGGGCTCGCGGGCACCCTCGGCGACCTGGACGCCGAGCAGCTCGCGGAGAGCTTCCGGGTCCTGTCCGACTCCTTCCGCGACACCCCCGAGCACGTCCGGGGCGCGCTGGACGGCCTGACCTCGTTGTCCCGCACCATCTCCACCCGCGACCAGGAGCTGCGCACCCTGCTCGACGGGACCGAGCAGGTGAGCGGGGCGCTCGCCGAGCGGGCCGACGACGTCACCGCGATCGTCGAGGACGGCAACCGGCTGCTCGCCGAGATCAACCGGCGGCGCGCCGCCATCAGCGGCCTGCTGGACGGGGCCCGCGAGCTCTCCCGCCAGCTGAGCGGACTGGTGGCGGACAACGACGCGCGGCTGCGGCCCGCGCTGGAGCAGGTCGAGCGGGTCACCGACCTGCTGCGCCGCGAGCAGGCCGCGTTCGAGCGCGGGCTCTCCCTGGCCGGGCCGTACTACCGGCTGCTCTCCGACGCCACCGGCGCCGGGCCGTGGGTCGACACCTACGTGTGCGGCCTGGTCGTCACCACCGAGCGGCGCGACTGCCCCACCGGGGGGCGCTGA
- a CDS encoding aminoglycoside phosphotransferase family protein: MPLPAADTEARFAALTPEELLPGVAELARRLGLTAAPERFASGSLPVYSVGHDHVLKLFPALHLSEVAAERDVLAAVHGRLPAPTPELLGSGEFQGWGYVHMGRLHGDEVHLRWPLLGAAERADLAHRVGECLAALHEIPSPVAEPADWAAFTARQRAGCVERQRARGLAERWVEQIPDFLDSVDLGAEPRVLAHTEVMGAHLLTSGGRLTGLFDFEPAMPAAREYEFVATGVFLTRGDRAANRALLAGYGREVDPRRVMAYTLLHVCSNLPWYLREAPSRATTFDGLAQDWFGG; this comes from the coding sequence ATGCCGCTGCCCGCCGCCGACACCGAGGCCCGGTTCGCCGCGCTCACCCCGGAGGAGCTGCTGCCCGGCGTCGCCGAGCTCGCGCGGCGCCTGGGGCTGACCGCCGCCCCCGAGCGCTTCGCCTCCGGGTCGCTCCCGGTCTACTCGGTCGGCCACGACCACGTGCTCAAGCTCTTCCCCGCGCTGCACCTCTCGGAGGTCGCCGCGGAGCGGGACGTCCTGGCCGCCGTGCACGGCAGGCTCCCGGCGCCCACGCCCGAACTCCTCGGCTCCGGGGAGTTCCAGGGCTGGGGGTACGTCCACATGGGACGGTTGCACGGCGACGAGGTCCACCTGCGGTGGCCCCTGCTGGGCGCCGCCGAGCGGGCCGACCTCGCCCACCGGGTCGGCGAGTGCCTCGCCGCGCTGCACGAGATCCCCTCGCCGGTCGCCGAACCCGCCGACTGGGCCGCGTTCACCGCGCGGCAGCGCGCGGGCTGCGTCGAGCGGCAGCGGGCGCGCGGGCTCGCGGAGCGGTGGGTCGAGCAGATCCCCGACTTCCTCGACTCCGTCGACCTCGGCGCGGAGCCGCGGGTCCTCGCGCACACCGAGGTCATGGGCGCCCACCTGCTCACGAGCGGCGGCAGGCTCACCGGGCTGTTCGACTTCGAGCCCGCCATGCCCGCCGCGCGCGAGTACGAGTTCGTCGCCACCGGCGTCTTCCTCACGCGCGGCGACCGGGCCGCCAACCGGGCGCTGCTCGCCGGGTACGGGCGCGAGGTCGACCCGCGCCGCGTCATGGCCTACACCCTGCTGCACGTGTGCTCGAACCTGCCCTGGTACCTCAGGGAGGCGCCGAGCCGCGCCACCACGTTCGACGGCCTGGCGCAGGACTGGTTCGGCGGCTGA
- a CDS encoding MCE family protein encodes MFRSVAQRRRYALLARVMVLVLLAATAVWWVFLQPQGIRFTARFASAVGVYPESDVRVLGVRVGRVLSVVPERDSVRVEVELDHGVRVPADVRAAVVAPSVVADRYLQLTPAHTGGEPLAAGAVVPLERTAASIELDQLYGSLERLLDALGPDGANRGGALSDLLGTGASALDGNGARLGEAVRELASATRVLSGSRDDLFGAVDHLEEFTGALASVDEQVGLLAGQLADVAGFFAAERGDLEALLGELASALEAVRGFVGDNRGRLKSTVDDLAELTGVLAAQRGSLDEAIRSAPRALHNVIDAYDPESGRLTVRANLTEFVSDLLSVPGGPR; translated from the coding sequence ATGTTCCGGAGCGTGGCGCAGCGGCGGCGGTACGCGCTCCTCGCGCGGGTGATGGTCCTGGTGCTGCTGGCGGCGACGGCCGTGTGGTGGGTCTTCCTGCAACCGCAGGGAATCCGGTTCACCGCGCGCTTCGCGTCCGCCGTCGGCGTGTACCCGGAGTCGGACGTGCGGGTGCTCGGCGTGCGGGTCGGGCGGGTGCTGTCCGTCGTGCCGGAGCGGGACTCGGTGCGCGTGGAGGTCGAGCTGGACCACGGGGTGCGGGTGCCCGCCGACGTCCGGGCCGCCGTGGTCGCGCCGTCCGTCGTCGCCGACCGGTACCTCCAGCTCACCCCCGCCCACACCGGCGGCGAGCCGCTGGCCGCCGGTGCGGTGGTGCCGCTGGAGCGCACCGCCGCGAGCATCGAGCTGGACCAGCTGTACGGCAGCCTGGAGCGGCTGCTCGACGCGCTCGGACCGGACGGCGCCAACCGAGGGGGCGCGCTGTCCGACCTGCTCGGCACCGGCGCGTCCGCGCTCGACGGGAACGGCGCCAGGCTCGGGGAGGCGGTGCGGGAGCTGGCGTCCGCGACGCGCGTGCTCTCCGGGTCGCGCGACGACCTGTTCGGCGCGGTCGACCACCTGGAGGAGTTCACCGGGGCGCTGGCGTCGGTGGACGAGCAGGTCGGGCTGCTGGCCGGGCAGCTGGCCGACGTCGCCGGGTTCTTCGCCGCCGAGCGCGGCGACCTGGAGGCGCTGCTGGGGGAGCTGGCCTCCGCGCTGGAGGCGGTGCGCGGCTTCGTGGGCGACAACCGGGGGCGGCTCAAGTCCACCGTGGACGACCTGGCCGAGCTGACCGGGGTGCTGGCCGCGCAGCGCGGGTCGCTGGACGAGGCGATCCGCTCCGCGCCCCGCGCGCTGCACAACGTGATCGACGCCTACGACCCGGAGAGCGGGCGGCTGACCGTGCGGGCCAACCTCACCGAGTTCGTGTCCGACCTGCTCAGCGTGCCGGGAGGTCCGAGGTGA
- a CDS encoding MCE family protein, with amino-acid sequence MRVRIALFVVIALVGTGFTGARYAGLVPGDEYPVHVRLARTGGLFAGGEVTHRGVRVGRVDRVRLVDGVVQADLLIDGGVAIPRAARAVVANRSAVGEQYLDFAPGGGSESGDLAEGEVVPIGRTALPPPVEGVLTELDDLARSVPQEALRTVVDELDLALRDTGPDLGLLLDSVRDLTATAGEHLPRTSALLRDAGTVLDTQLDQAAAITSFAGSAAQVAAALERGDADLRRVVGAGPGVGEQVGGLVRESGGGLGATVANLVTTADVLLRGQGELEQLLVSLPRAVEVGQSVYSGGAVSLGLALTFFEPPPCTQGYEATARRGALDTGPAAFNADAACTLPR; translated from the coding sequence GTGCGGGTCAGGATCGCGCTGTTCGTGGTGATCGCCCTGGTGGGCACCGGGTTCACCGGCGCCCGCTACGCCGGGCTCGTTCCGGGCGACGAGTACCCCGTGCACGTGCGGCTGGCCAGGACCGGCGGGCTGTTCGCGGGCGGCGAGGTCACCCACCGGGGGGTGCGGGTCGGGCGGGTCGACCGGGTGCGGCTGGTCGACGGGGTCGTGCAGGCCGACCTGCTGATCGACGGCGGCGTCGCCATCCCGCGCGCGGCGCGGGCGGTGGTGGCCAACCGGTCCGCCGTCGGCGAGCAGTACCTGGACTTCGCGCCCGGCGGCGGGTCCGAGAGCGGGGACCTCGCCGAGGGCGAGGTCGTGCCGATCGGGCGGACCGCGCTGCCGCCGCCGGTGGAGGGCGTGCTCACCGAGCTGGACGACCTGGCCAGGTCCGTGCCGCAGGAGGCGCTGCGCACCGTCGTGGACGAGCTGGACCTCGCGCTCCGCGACACCGGACCGGACCTCGGGCTGCTGCTCGACAGCGTCCGCGACCTCACCGCCACGGCGGGCGAGCACCTGCCGCGCACGAGCGCGCTGCTGCGCGACGCCGGGACCGTGCTGGACACCCAGCTCGACCAGGCCGCCGCCATCACCTCGTTCGCCGGGTCCGCCGCCCAGGTCGCCGCCGCGCTGGAGCGCGGTGACGCCGACCTGCGGCGGGTGGTCGGGGCCGGGCCCGGCGTCGGCGAGCAGGTCGGCGGGCTGGTGCGGGAGAGCGGCGGCGGGCTCGGCGCCACCGTGGCGAACCTCGTCACCACCGCCGACGTGCTGCTGCGCGGGCAGGGCGAGCTGGAGCAGCTCCTGGTGTCCCTGCCGCGCGCCGTCGAGGTCGGGCAGTCGGTGTACTCCGGCGGCGCCGTCTCCCTCGGCCTCGCGCTCACCTTCTTCGAGCCGCCGCCGTGCACCCAGGGCTACGAGGCGACCGCGCGGCGTGGCGCGCTCGACACCGGACCCGCCGCCTTCAACGCGGACGCCGCCTGCACCCTGCCGAGGTGA